One Candidatus Cloacimonas sp. DNA segment encodes these proteins:
- a CDS encoding DNA methyltransferase, producing MRSDPVDLINLSEASKYATELLSKNVTPSNISYLIQYGRIKRYGLYGNVLISLSELKQYYQQHTNTRESSWKKELGNDLNWALSFDQYKEAETTKHVHRLHPYKGKFIPQLVEYFLDSHTDMFKTQIFFQKGDIVLDPFSGSGTTLVQANELGLNAIGIDVSSFNTMIGNSKVTMYNLEDVQKEIRRITYELNAYLRNSRVLEFEQQLLAKLQAFNNKYFPVPEYKYNLRRGLVQEAIYGAEKEAEFAVEFQKLVEAYHIRLKQDNSNSFLDKWYSQHVRQEIQFVYEEIQNIANPDTKNIISIILSRTTRSCRATTHSDLATLIEPVYATYYCSKHGKICKPIFSILKWWSTYTRDTINRLHQFNKLRTNTEQLCLVGDSRTIDIASEVQRSNPHLAELISQKKIKGIFSSPPYVGMIDYHEQHAYAYELFGFPRNDELEIGPLFKGQGREAKESYIQGISEVLINCKKYLAEDYDVFLVANDKYNMYPRIAANAGMKIVNQYKRPVLNRTEKDKGAYSEIIFHLKEIS from the coding sequence ATGCGTTCAGATCCAGTAGATCTAATAAATCTTTCTGAAGCAAGCAAATATGCCACCGAATTACTCTCCAAAAATGTTACGCCCTCTAATATCAGCTATCTGATACAGTATGGGCGGATTAAAAGATACGGTCTTTATGGTAATGTGCTCATATCGCTAAGCGAATTAAAGCAATATTACCAGCAACATACAAATACGAGGGAGTCCAGCTGGAAAAAAGAACTGGGAAATGACTTAAACTGGGCACTATCCTTTGACCAATACAAAGAAGCAGAAACCACAAAGCATGTCCATAGATTGCACCCATACAAGGGTAAGTTTATCCCGCAGTTGGTCGAGTATTTTTTAGATAGCCATACCGATATGTTCAAAACCCAGATATTCTTTCAAAAAGGTGATATAGTTCTTGACCCATTTTCTGGAAGTGGAACTACCTTAGTTCAAGCTAATGAGCTTGGCTTGAATGCCATCGGAATTGATGTATCCTCTTTTAACACTATGATTGGTAACTCCAAGGTTACTATGTATAATCTTGAGGATGTTCAGAAAGAGATTCGCAGAATAACTTATGAATTGAATGCTTATCTCAGAAATTCTCGCGTATTGGAATTTGAACAACAGCTGTTAGCTAAATTACAAGCTTTCAATAACAAATACTTCCCTGTTCCAGAATATAAATACAATTTAAGGCGAGGATTAGTGCAAGAAGCTATCTATGGGGCAGAAAAAGAAGCTGAATTTGCCGTTGAGTTTCAGAAATTGGTAGAAGCATATCACATTCGCTTGAAGCAAGATAACAGCAATTCTTTCTTGGATAAATGGTATTCGCAACATGTTAGGCAAGAGATTCAATTTGTATATGAAGAGATACAAAATATAGCTAATCCAGACACCAAGAACATCATCAGTATAATCCTCAGCAGAACTACCCGGAGCTGTAGAGCTACCACACATTCAGATTTGGCAACATTGATCGAGCCCGTCTATGCTACCTACTATTGCTCAAAACATGGTAAAATATGCAAACCGATCTTTTCTATCCTGAAATGGTGGTCAACCTACACGAGGGATACTATCAACAGATTGCATCAGTTTAATAAGCTGAGGACAAATACAGAGCAGTTATGCTTGGTGGGCGATAGCAGGACTATTGATATAGCTTCGGAAGTTCAGAGATCGAATCCTCATTTAGCAGAACTTATAAGTCAAAAAAAGATCAAGGGGATATTCTCGTCTCCGCCCTATGTAGGTATGATTGACTATCACGAACAGCATGCCTATGCATATGAGCTATTTGGCTTTCCAAGAAATGATGAGCTTGAGATAGGTCCACTCTTCAAGGGGCAAGGACGAGAAGCAAAAGAAAGCTATATCCAGGGCATAAGTGAAGTTCTGATAAATTGCAAGAAATACCTGGCAGAGGACTATGATGTGTTTTTGGTGGCTAATGACAAATACAATATGTACCCAAGAATAGCAGCAAACGCTGGAATGAAGATAGTAAATCAATATAAACGTCCTGTGCTGAACCGCACCGAGAAAGATAAAGGTGCGTATTCGGAGATTATATTCCATTTAAAAGAGATATCATAA
- a CDS encoding winged helix-turn-helix domain-containing protein, producing MLERNNIVEYLASNPNVLLDIIEEILKSYYEINNNLSNTEAKKQLVEVSKTIDRLENTGISVPDELRNLKSSLLAKSNDSNQTQSNYNILINGLTDLCNKYKLNGALKPKGRKLTSDEGSPIRRGRLTPKNTLIKAIVQVLEEMGNSGYIREIHNKLEDVLANVLNSEDYEIDSSGQVTWHHQVDWVRLDMVKKGILKNDSPRGIWELSENYQKIMEEL from the coding sequence ATGCTGGAAAGGAATAATATTGTTGAGTATTTAGCCAGTAACCCTAATGTCTTGCTTGACATTATTGAAGAAATTCTAAAGAGTTATTATGAAATTAACAATAACTTGAGTAATACTGAAGCTAAAAAGCAACTTGTAGAGGTATCTAAGACCATCGATCGGTTAGAAAACACAGGCATTTCAGTTCCTGATGAGTTACGCAATTTGAAGTCCTCTCTTTTGGCAAAATCCAATGATAGCAATCAAACTCAGTCCAATTATAACATACTAATCAATGGTCTAACCGACCTGTGTAACAAATATAAACTGAATGGAGCCCTAAAACCCAAAGGAAGAAAACTAACATCAGATGAAGGTTCTCCAATTAGAAGGGGTAGATTAACCCCTAAAAATACTCTGATCAAAGCTATCGTTCAAGTATTGGAAGAAATGGGAAACTCGGGGTATATTCGAGAAATTCACAATAAGCTTGAAGATGTTCTTGCAAATGTGCTAAACTCTGAAGATTACGAAATAGATAGTTCTGGACAGGTTACATGGCACCATCAGGTTGATTGGGTAAGATTGGATATGGTAAAAAAAGGAATATTAAAAAATGATTCACCTCGAGGGATTTGGGAGTTATCAGAAAATTACCAAAAAATAATGGAAGAGCTCTAA
- a CDS encoding TdeIII family type II restriction endonuclease: MFNEDSIASVLKRCLRQKFQNYKPEPSSMPFHTRLLGKDRLALYSFIHSLNTNFGTSIFEPAAKALAMDNFAIAESQRVAGNTISSDAQRVIQDIMANLSTAVKSPNKPDEIDAIRKVCTSGTMQNVKLTQVDLKLVSNTGTTYLIDLKTAKPNAGGFKEFKRTLLEWVAAALAVNPDADIQTLIAIPYNPYEPKPYDRWTMRGMLDMDHELKVAKEFWDFVGGNGAYEALLDVFERVGIELRPEIDKYFARFELSD; encoded by the coding sequence ATGTTTAACGAGGACTCTATAGCATCAGTGTTAAAAAGATGCTTACGACAGAAGTTTCAGAATTACAAGCCCGAACCATCATCTATGCCGTTTCATACGCGGTTGTTGGGAAAAGACCGGCTTGCACTTTACTCATTTATCCATTCACTGAATACAAATTTTGGCACAAGTATTTTTGAACCCGCTGCTAAAGCTCTTGCGATGGATAATTTCGCTATTGCAGAATCTCAACGAGTTGCCGGTAACACGATTTCTTCTGATGCTCAAAGGGTTATTCAGGATATAATGGCTAACTTATCAACAGCCGTTAAAAGCCCTAATAAACCGGATGAAATTGACGCAATTCGCAAAGTATGCACTTCGGGAACAATGCAGAATGTAAAGCTCACGCAGGTTGATTTGAAGCTTGTATCCAATACTGGTACAACCTACCTGATAGACCTAAAAACAGCCAAGCCAAATGCAGGTGGATTTAAAGAATTCAAACGAACCTTGTTAGAATGGGTTGCTGCCGCTCTTGCAGTTAATCCTGATGCTGACATTCAAACTCTTATTGCCATCCCCTACAATCCGTATGAGCCAAAACCTTATGACAGATGGACAATGCGCGGAATGCTGGACATGGATCATGAACTGAAAGTAGCCAAAGAGTTTTGGGATTTCGTTGGCGGAAATGGTGCTTACGAAGCTCTTTTGGATGTGTTTGAACGAGTTGGTATTGAACTGAGACCTGAGATCGACAAGTATTTCGCAAGATTTGAGCTGAGTGACTAA
- a CDS encoding threonine/serine exporter family protein, with translation MRPFDTLTLMQFIWAFLAILGFSIRSNLKGIKIIFTALSGGLCWFFYLVTLYYSESVLFSVFIAILLVCIYSEILAPRLKTPVSVFVTCAIIPLVPGRGLFNSMQLYIAGDNLQASKTILQTLLIAGTISIAIAVVSSVTNLINKLMNRF, from the coding sequence ATGCGTCCTTTTGATACTTTAACTCTAATGCAATTTATTTGGGCTTTTTTAGCAATTTTGGGCTTTTCCATTCGCTCCAACCTGAAAGGGATAAAAATAATTTTTACGGCTCTAAGCGGAGGACTTTGTTGGTTTTTCTATTTAGTTACATTATATTATAGTGAATCAGTTTTATTTTCCGTGTTCATTGCCATTTTGTTGGTATGTATTTATTCTGAAATTCTGGCGCCGCGGTTAAAAACACCGGTTTCCGTTTTTGTCACCTGTGCCATCATTCCTTTGGTTCCTGGGCGCGGTCTTTTTAATTCTATGCAATTATACATTGCAGGAGACAATCTACAGGCATCCAAAACTATTTTACAAACTCTGCTTATTGCGGGAACCATTTCCATAGCCATTGCAGTTGTGTCTTCGGTAACTAACTTAATTAACAAACTTATGAACAGATTTTAG
- a CDS encoding threonine/serine exporter family protein yields MPKVSPQQVLDLSLEVGRIILQSGGNTNRVELMMKKTCNCFGYPNTESYVTPTGIFISIKDEAGNIFTSIKRIDNRRIDLGKITRISRMVNCLQQKPDSDPDYQKQLSDFAAELKKIDTENPWPSWLKDICGGGTSGFFCLLFGGSWAEFAVAFFIGVLVTFGLKYLEKLAFNNFLLNAIAAALIVLLAKTLDIFVPSIRLDNIIIGGIMLLVPGLSITNAIRDTMSGDLVAGTARAVEALFITVGIVAGSATMLKIWSLWGY; encoded by the coding sequence ATGCCAAAAGTTAGCCCCCAACAAGTTCTTGATTTATCTTTGGAAGTCGGACGCATCATTTTGCAAAGCGGAGGAAACACAAACCGCGTTGAACTGATGATGAAAAAGACCTGCAACTGTTTTGGTTATCCAAACACCGAATCGTATGTAACTCCAACCGGCATTTTCATCAGCATTAAAGATGAAGCGGGCAATATTTTCACCAGTATTAAAAGAATAGATAACAGACGCATAGACCTGGGAAAAATCACTCGCATCAGTAGAATGGTAAATTGTCTGCAGCAAAAACCCGATTCAGACCCAGATTACCAAAAACAGCTATCTGATTTTGCCGCCGAACTGAAAAAAATTGATACTGAAAATCCTTGGCCCTCTTGGCTGAAAGACATTTGCGGAGGTGGCACCAGCGGATTTTTCTGTTTGCTTTTTGGCGGTTCTTGGGCTGAGTTTGCCGTAGCTTTTTTCATAGGCGTCCTCGTAACCTTCGGCTTAAAATATCTGGAAAAATTGGCATTTAACAACTTTTTGCTCAATGCCATCGCGGCAGCTCTGATTGTTTTGCTGGCAAAGACATTAGATATTTTCGTGCCTTCCATTCGTTTGGATAATATCATCATTGGCGGCATTATGTTACTTGTTCCCGGCTTATCAATCACCAATGCCATACGCGATACAATGAGTGGAGATCTTGTCGCCGGAACAGCCAGAGCGGTTGAAGCCCTTTTTATCACAGTGGGAATTGTAGCTGGAAGTGCCACAATGCTTAAAATTTGGTCTCTTTGGGGGTATTGA
- a CDS encoding phosphohydrolase, with translation MYKSVKQQQLEQRIIKLLSGKALKTAEWLFANPELQAAQEYANIVSIKRLGYNDHGPVHMRKATLNAIKMFKLLKQTDIKMNLEKEEVGTADDSLTAVILASILHDLGMAIARESHELLSIQLALPYIDSVLNTLHSEDEIMIKTAIRSLAIEGIFGHMANHIIHSLEAGLVLIGDGSDMEKGRARIPTMLSSKARVGDIHRTSASAIQKVKIFQGQEKPINITVEMNASVGFFQVEEVFFPKINISPVKPYIELYAGVTDREMLRYL, from the coding sequence ATGTATAAATCGGTTAAACAGCAGCAATTAGAACAGCGAATCATAAAATTGCTTTCCGGTAAAGCACTGAAAACGGCGGAATGGCTTTTTGCCAATCCTGAACTGCAAGCGGCTCAAGAATATGCCAATATCGTCTCTATTAAGCGTTTGGGCTATAATGATCACGGTCCTGTCCATATGCGAAAAGCAACCTTGAATGCCATTAAAATGTTCAAATTACTCAAACAGACAGACATCAAAATGAATCTGGAAAAGGAAGAAGTGGGCACCGCGGATGATTCACTGACGGCTGTTATTTTGGCTTCCATTTTACACGATTTGGGAATGGCTATAGCTCGCGAGTCACATGAATTGCTTTCCATTCAACTTGCCCTGCCTTATATAGACAGCGTTTTGAACACCCTTCATTCAGAAGATGAAATTATGATTAAAACCGCTATCCGCTCTCTTGCCATTGAAGGAATTTTTGGCCACATGGCAAATCATATAATTCATTCTTTGGAAGCCGGATTAGTTTTAATTGGCGATGGAAGCGATATGGAAAAAGGCAGAGCCAGAATACCTACAATGCTTTCTTCCAAAGCCCGCGTAGGAGACATTCATCGCACTTCCGCTTCGGCAATCCAGAAAGTGAAGATTTTTCAAGGACAGGAAAAACCCATCAACATAACCGTAGAAATGAATGCCTCCGTTGGATTTTTCCAAGTGGAAGAGGTCTTCTTTCCCAAAATTAATATCAGTCCTGTGAAGCCCTATATTGAACTTTATGCAGGAGTTACAGATAGAGAAATGCTTCGGTATTTGTAG
- a CDS encoding T9SS type A sorting domain-containing protein, whose protein sequence is MTDESYTYLVGCIINGTHFGSTANEDETTTEVNKINLNVYPNPSQQGFDIFYNIPKKYDVSKLTIYNLRGQKVLQAEVSGLGVFHWDGRDTMQNKLASGVCFAKVNILLGQSSSTKLTLK, encoded by the coding sequence ATGACTGACGAATCATACACATATTTAGTTGGTTGTATCATCAATGGAACCCACTTTGGTTCAACAGCAAATGAGGATGAAACTACTACGGAAGTAAATAAAATCAACTTAAATGTATATCCCAATCCGTCTCAACAAGGGTTTGATATCTTCTACAATATTCCTAAAAAATATGATGTATCTAAGCTAACTATCTATAACCTGCGGGGGCAGAAAGTTCTACAGGCAGAAGTAAGTGGTTTAGGAGTATTCCATTGGGATGGAAGAGATACAATGCAAAACAAATTGGCAAGCGGTGTATGTTTCGCAAAGGTAAACATATTACTCGGACAAAGTTCATCAACGAAACTGACCTTGAAATAA
- the pglZ gene encoding BREX-4 system phosphatase PglZ, whose protein sequence is MISTTLNRFPVRFILVPTFNELRQLVNYFISNRIPLVKIESLLPHKDGWPSVDIIINSVKNISETTALIPLSEVLRFSKKDEFNNVLNSIAQQMSQDSYRIFVPIVGLSQRFKTQFYNTFSRKSNWPDVYLLCDKTTKHIVVKHLPIQMLPQNNKLIANKTIITSTSDWFKLWCNPVTSSVYCTSALLFHKSIEFQPDEYIDKRDVVSFTEVIKEIYDIDVTLAFKDEESEYVELMIDYLNDKGLFNVTEQALYSMILNVSNEFDLDDEKVVNLLISSGYEQEKLKTWLITKLVIEDYVKVGQYLKNVISKIKIGFNLTEFIDELWFNIFKWDIPRTLDLADRLQIINFIYKHYAMIPLPDENRLKLYLDTVLSSEMQLQTKLKYFTCVTNTEKEQLVKIYSDISAKDEQMFWDTIQPVYPDFYTYAKWDYINQEEEWIANYFKAYVISKARNVKSDILSEILSKVSKDHESFWTWYHELFSRRPAISGSQIVWIDGLGIEWLPVFLKSLLTIGKTYGYIVDEVIVASCNLPSTTNNNRYEHAEKIDLLDQYIHNQCPYKYPQDLVREINLVNDIAKSIFQLGKDDEFWIVSDHGFTFLSQKKFGIAKKYNIKNAEHDGRYFISDSLYTEDRELLSITDENGVNIVMSLTHNSLLNVPCREVHGGCTPEEIIIPFIRMKKQMNSGKYDVRLISTKVTVKNPIISFVINPTPKTVSLKIELQSKCVIVPVKCTNGQWQSDIREYFKPGDYNLKLEIDSEIYEFSIQIVGGMKERDLI, encoded by the coding sequence ATGATATCAACTACATTAAATAGGTTTCCCGTACGTTTTATTCTTGTACCAACTTTCAATGAACTAAGACAACTCGTAAATTATTTCATTAGCAACAGGATTCCTCTTGTAAAAATAGAAAGTTTACTTCCTCATAAAGATGGATGGCCTTCAGTAGATATAATCATAAATTCTGTGAAAAATATCTCAGAAACCACAGCTCTTATCCCTCTATCTGAGGTGTTGAGATTTTCAAAGAAAGATGAATTTAATAATGTCCTGAATAGTATTGCTCAACAGATGTCACAAGATTCATATAGGATATTTGTACCAATAGTTGGTTTATCCCAAAGATTTAAAACTCAATTTTATAATACTTTTAGCAGAAAATCAAACTGGCCAGATGTGTATCTTCTATGTGATAAAACCACCAAACACATTGTTGTTAAGCATCTACCCATTCAAATGTTACCCCAGAATAATAAACTTATAGCTAATAAAACCATTATAACATCTACTTCTGATTGGTTTAAGCTTTGGTGTAATCCTGTCACAAGTAGCGTTTACTGTACTTCAGCTCTTCTCTTTCATAAATCTATTGAATTTCAACCGGATGAATATATAGACAAACGTGATGTTGTATCTTTTACTGAAGTAATCAAAGAAATATACGATATTGATGTAACTTTAGCTTTTAAGGATGAAGAATCTGAATATGTAGAACTTATGATTGATTATCTAAACGACAAAGGGTTGTTTAATGTTACGGAACAAGCATTATACAGTATGATCTTAAATGTCAGTAATGAATTTGATCTTGATGATGAAAAAGTAGTCAACCTGCTAATTAGTAGTGGCTATGAGCAAGAGAAACTAAAAACTTGGTTAATAACAAAGCTTGTTATTGAAGATTATGTTAAAGTTGGGCAATACTTAAAAAATGTAATATCCAAAATCAAGATCGGTTTTAATTTAACGGAATTCATTGATGAACTATGGTTTAACATATTTAAATGGGATATCCCAAGGACATTAGATTTAGCCGACCGTTTACAGATCATTAACTTTATTTACAAACATTATGCTATGATTCCATTGCCAGATGAAAATAGATTAAAATTATACTTAGATACCGTTCTATCCTCAGAAATGCAATTGCAAACTAAATTAAAGTACTTCACTTGCGTAACCAACACAGAAAAAGAACAATTAGTCAAGATTTATTCAGACATTTCTGCAAAAGATGAGCAAATGTTCTGGGACACAATTCAACCCGTATACCCCGATTTTTATACTTATGCAAAATGGGATTATATAAACCAAGAGGAGGAATGGATTGCAAATTACTTTAAAGCTTATGTAATTAGTAAAGCAAGAAATGTGAAGAGTGATATTTTATCAGAAATTCTTAGTAAAGTATCAAAAGACCATGAATCATTCTGGACTTGGTATCATGAGCTATTTTCACGAAGACCAGCTATTTCTGGTAGTCAAATTGTTTGGATTGATGGTTTAGGTATAGAATGGCTACCTGTTTTTCTCAAATCACTTCTAACTATTGGTAAAACTTATGGTTATATTGTTGATGAAGTTATTGTAGCGAGTTGTAACTTACCAAGTACTACTAATAATAATAGATATGAGCATGCAGAGAAAATAGATCTTTTAGACCAATACATCCATAATCAATGTCCTTATAAGTACCCTCAAGATTTAGTAAGAGAAATTAATCTGGTTAATGATATTGCAAAGAGTATTTTCCAACTTGGAAAAGATGATGAGTTTTGGATTGTTTCAGATCATGGTTTTACTTTCCTGTCACAAAAAAAATTTGGCATAGCTAAGAAATACAACATTAAGAATGCTGAACATGATGGTCGGTATTTTATATCTGATAGCTTGTATACAGAGGATAGAGAGTTATTATCAATTACTGATGAAAATGGAGTTAATATTGTTATGTCACTAACTCACAATTCGTTGCTCAATGTTCCATGCCGTGAAGTGCATGGTGGTTGTACTCCAGAAGAAATAATAATACCGTTTATCAGGATGAAAAAGCAAATGAATTCAGGAAAATATGATGTTAGGCTGATTTCTACAAAAGTAACGGTAAAGAATCCAATAATCAGCTTTGTCATAAATCCAACACCAAAGACAGTATCTTTAAAAATAGAGCTGCAATCTAAGTGTGTGATTGTTCCTGTGAAGTGTACAAATGGACAGTGGCAATCAGACATAAGAGAATATTTTAAACCCGGTGATTACAATTTAAAATTAGAAATAGATTCCGAAATTTATGAATTTTCTATTCAAATAGTAGGCGGAATGAAGGAAAGAGATTTGATATGA
- the brxL gene encoding BREX system Lon protease-like protein BrxL, translated as MKHILDSKIRSAFPAESVFKTPDRYSVFSGKILPSFIKDWLIAKYSDSYGNLDTQSISDFLKEHIPDKNSNIKSRLRVNKEELVLLSRLLIETDIKNNLLRFAIPDMGIKITEGLIPDYLAKKHSELKDGEVWGVITIIYKPPIDKVQGHIELIDFKAFNPYDVDVDYFIEARKEFSISEWVDLIIRSMEYNPDYINPDDLSQSFTFARKLLFLSRLIMHVEPNINMIELAPKGTGKSYVFGNLSKYGWLVSGGVVSRAKLLYDMQRKTPGLLKLYDFVALDEIETIKFTDENEIQGALKNYLESGTYTVGDYRGVSNSGLILLGNIQLNEYYRPMNNSYFSGLPMIFKSSALLDRFHGFIEGWDLVRITEDIKVRGQTLNVEYFSEILHKLREIGDYTMIVDEMLDIPKNADTRDVKAVIKLTTAYLKLLFPHVKSKEDVSKEDFHKYCLTPAIYKRSVIRKQLSMIDPEYKEQMPIISIK; from the coding sequence ATGAAACACATACTCGATAGTAAAATTAGGTCAGCATTTCCTGCTGAGTCAGTTTTTAAAACTCCTGATAGGTACAGCGTTTTTTCAGGAAAGATTTTACCTTCATTTATAAAAGATTGGTTGATTGCCAAATATTCCGATAGCTACGGAAACCTTGATACTCAGTCAATTAGTGATTTTCTTAAAGAACACATACCTGATAAAAATAGTAACATAAAGAGTAGATTAAGAGTTAATAAAGAGGAATTAGTACTATTGTCGCGACTCCTAATTGAGACCGATATTAAAAACAATTTACTAAGATTTGCCATACCAGATATGGGGATAAAGATCACTGAGGGACTAATTCCAGATTACCTTGCAAAGAAACATTCAGAATTGAAAGATGGTGAAGTATGGGGTGTAATTACAATTATCTACAAACCACCTATTGATAAAGTTCAAGGGCACATTGAATTGATTGACTTTAAAGCTTTCAATCCATATGATGTTGATGTTGATTATTTCATAGAAGCTCGTAAAGAGTTTTCGATAAGCGAATGGGTTGACCTTATAATTAGATCCATGGAGTATAATCCAGATTATATAAATCCTGATGATCTGTCACAAAGTTTCACTTTTGCAAGAAAGCTACTTTTCTTGAGTAGGTTGATAATGCATGTCGAACCAAATATCAATATGATAGAACTTGCTCCGAAAGGAACAGGCAAATCATATGTATTTGGCAATTTAAGTAAGTATGGGTGGCTTGTTAGTGGGGGAGTAGTATCACGAGCTAAACTTCTATATGATATGCAAAGAAAAACACCTGGACTGCTGAAGTTATACGATTTTGTTGCTCTTGATGAGATCGAAACTATAAAGTTTACTGACGAAAATGAGATTCAAGGTGCATTAAAGAATTACTTAGAGTCAGGTACATATACAGTTGGTGATTATAGAGGAGTGTCTAATTCAGGGTTGATTTTATTAGGAAATATACAACTTAATGAGTATTATAGACCAATGAACAATTCGTATTTTTCTGGATTACCAATGATCTTTAAATCATCCGCCTTACTTGATAGATTCCATGGTTTTATTGAGGGATGGGATTTAGTTAGAATAACAGAAGATATAAAAGTTAGGGGACAAACTCTAAATGTAGAGTATTTCTCCGAAATTCTACATAAACTTCGAGAAATTGGTGATTACACAATGATTGTGGATGAAATGCTTGATATTCCTAAAAATGCAGACACCAGGGATGTAAAAGCTGTTATCAAACTTACAACTGCCTATCTAAAACTTCTCTTCCCTCATGTAAAATCCAAGGAAGATGTATCAAAAGAAGATTTTCATAAATATTGCCTTACACCAGCAATATACAAAAGATCAGTAATTCGAAAGCAGTTATCTATGATAGATCCTGAATATAAAGAGCAGATGCCTATTATATCTATTAAATAA